A section of the Methanosarcina mazei S-6 genome encodes:
- the proS gene encoding proline--tRNA ligase: MAESEKEAALPPKEAFSDWYNELLWMAEIMDVRYPVKGLYVWYPFGFAIRRNTYSIIREILDNSGHQETLFPLLIPENEFMKEAEHIKGFENEVYWVTHGGKDPLDIPLALRPTSETAIYPMYKKWVRSHADFPLKLYQIVNTFRYETKHTRPLIRLREITSFKEAHTVHATWEDAEAQVKEAIGLYTEIYRRLAVPVLRSRRPDWDKFPGADYTDALDAVMPDGKTLQIGTVHHLGDNFAKTFDIKYEAPDGEQRYAHQTCYGISERSIAATISIHGDDKGLVLPPEIAPVQVVIIPIIFKKGAEEVFAACKDVQERLKKAGIRVEVDASDLRPGAKYYKWEMKGVPLRLEIGPRDLQNNVAVAVRRDTGEKDQITLLEIEAGVRLKFEAIQKSLYEKAGSELESRIFDCVDLDEVKEKIQEGVATIPWCGKRECGLAMEDHIGAGILGIPLTPRSKGKEKCPACGEETETRVYVARTY, from the coding sequence ATGGCAGAAAGCGAAAAAGAAGCAGCACTTCCTCCAAAAGAGGCATTCAGCGACTGGTACAATGAACTCCTGTGGATGGCAGAAATAATGGACGTCCGCTATCCTGTAAAAGGGCTTTACGTATGGTACCCGTTCGGCTTTGCCATCAGGAGGAATACCTACAGTATCATAAGGGAAATCCTTGACAACAGTGGACATCAGGAAACACTTTTTCCTCTACTTATCCCCGAAAACGAGTTCATGAAGGAAGCCGAGCACATCAAAGGCTTTGAGAACGAAGTTTACTGGGTCACACACGGAGGAAAAGACCCTCTTGACATACCACTGGCTCTCCGCCCAACAAGTGAGACTGCCATATATCCGATGTATAAAAAATGGGTCAGATCGCACGCTGACTTCCCGCTGAAGCTATATCAGATAGTTAACACCTTCCGCTATGAGACAAAGCATACCCGGCCTCTTATCAGGCTCAGGGAGATCACTTCCTTCAAAGAAGCCCACACCGTACATGCCACCTGGGAAGATGCAGAAGCCCAGGTAAAGGAAGCTATCGGGCTTTACACTGAGATATACCGCAGGCTGGCAGTCCCTGTGCTTCGTTCAAGGAGACCTGACTGGGACAAGTTCCCTGGAGCGGACTATACCGATGCTCTTGATGCTGTTATGCCTGACGGGAAGACCCTTCAGATAGGGACTGTCCACCACCTGGGCGACAACTTTGCAAAGACCTTTGATATAAAATACGAGGCTCCTGACGGCGAACAGCGCTATGCCCACCAGACCTGTTACGGGATTTCAGAGAGGTCTATTGCAGCCACAATCTCCATTCATGGAGACGACAAGGGGCTCGTCCTTCCCCCGGAAATAGCACCTGTCCAGGTAGTCATTATCCCCATCATCTTCAAGAAAGGAGCAGAAGAGGTTTTCGCAGCCTGCAAAGATGTTCAGGAACGCCTGAAGAAAGCAGGGATCAGAGTAGAGGTCGATGCAAGTGACCTGCGCCCGGGAGCGAAATATTACAAATGGGAAATGAAAGGAGTCCCTCTCAGGCTTGAAATTGGACCTCGTGACCTGCAAAATAATGTTGCGGTTGCAGTCAGGAGAGACACGGGAGAAAAGGACCAGATAACTCTGCTCGAGATAGAAGCCGGGGTTCGCCTGAAGTTTGAAGCAATCCAGAAAAGCCTTTACGAGAAAGCCGGGTCTGAACTTGAAAGCCGCATATTTGACTGTGTCGATCTTGACGAGGTAAAAGAAAAGATCCAGGAAGGAGTTGCAACAATCCCCTGGTGCGGCAAGAGGGAATGCGGGCTTGCAATGGAAGACCATATAGGAGCAGGAATCCTGGGAATTCCCCTGACCCCGAGAAGTAAAGGAAAAGAAAAATGCCCTGCCTGCGGAGAGGAAACCGAAACTCGCGTTTACGTTGCAAGGACCTATTAA
- the cobT gene encoding nicotinate mononucleotide-dependent phosphoribosyltransferase CobT, producing MAWIEPEVTEKPKKPMFLCVLSSTKTAHIPKLSAAGKTAELTDYTPAGDAELMETGNIISVPVLPMTPPYDTPTPAIMTRSALKLTDAPYHFINSGLIVTPDVPCIDLKANPGEDIREPVAVMDVQGIYERAKLLAKRLRNQADHVVIGESIPGGTTTAMGVLMALGYNGNVSSSADENPLELKKQVVEEGMKASGLTFGCLKDDPMKAIACMGDPMMPAVAGLVAGFQDTDTSVVLAGGTQMAAVYALIKHMGLNTEKIAIATTRYVVEDKSANFIQLTTTLGVPVVYVADPGFGKSSMKGLHRYETGTIKEGAGAGGAMYLAGLFGITQDQFRTEVENVCKLLKAGH from the coding sequence ATGGCCTGGATAGAACCGGAAGTAACAGAAAAACCTAAAAAACCGATGTTTTTGTGCGTACTTTCCAGCACGAAGACAGCACATATTCCAAAACTCTCGGCAGCAGGAAAAACAGCTGAACTTACAGACTACACGCCTGCGGGGGATGCGGAACTTATGGAAACAGGAAACATTATCAGTGTACCGGTGCTTCCCATGACTCCTCCTTATGACACGCCTACCCCTGCAATTATGACCCGTTCGGCGCTGAAGCTTACGGACGCTCCCTACCATTTTATAAATTCGGGCTTAATAGTGACTCCGGATGTCCCGTGCATCGACCTGAAAGCAAATCCCGGAGAAGACATAAGAGAGCCTGTTGCAGTAATGGATGTGCAGGGTATATACGAAAGGGCGAAGCTCCTTGCAAAGCGGCTCAGAAACCAGGCAGACCACGTGGTGATCGGGGAAAGCATTCCCGGAGGCACAACAACGGCAATGGGAGTTTTAATGGCGCTCGGGTATAATGGGAATGTCAGCAGTAGCGCAGATGAAAACCCTCTTGAGCTTAAAAAACAGGTTGTCGAAGAGGGGATGAAAGCTTCAGGCCTTACATTTGGCTGCCTTAAAGACGACCCCATGAAAGCTATTGCCTGCATGGGAGACCCCATGATGCCTGCAGTTGCAGGGCTTGTTGCGGGTTTTCAGGACACTGATACCAGCGTTGTCCTTGCCGGCGGAACTCAAATGGCAGCTGTTTATGCTCTCATTAAACACATGGGCTTAAATACGGAAAAAATTGCAATTGCAACTACCCGCTATGTTGTGGAAGACAAATCCGCAAATTTCATTCAGCTGACCACAACTCTTGGCGTACCTGTAGTTTATGTTGCAGACCCCGGATTTGGCAAGTCCAGCATGAAAGGGCTTCACAGGTATGAGACCGGAACTATAAAAGAAGGTGCTGGTGCCGGCGGAGCCATGTATCTTGCAGGGCTTTTCGGTATTACTCAGGACCAGTTCAGGACAGAAGTGGAAAATGTCTGCAAACTGCTTAAAGCTGGGCACTGA